The proteins below are encoded in one region of Nocardioides marmorisolisilvae:
- a CDS encoding UDP-N-acetylmuramoyl-tripeptide--D-alanyl-D-alanine ligase: protein MIRLSLAEVADIVGGTIHDADGGVEVRGAAFLDSRSPVPSGLFAAFSGERVDGHEYAADAVRGGAAAVLGSRPTGVPTVVVTDVRSALQELAREVLSRLRSNGAGPQVVAITGSQGKTSAKDLLARVLADAAPTVATQGSFNNELGMPLTVLRADRATHYLVLEMGARGIGHLAELCRIAPPDISVVLNVGQAHLGEFGSRENIALAKGELVEALDAHGTAVLNADDPLVAPMASRTDATTMTFGTAAGADLRITGLDLDELGRASFELVASAASAPVRLRLLGLHQAFNAAAAAAAALAVGLELTDVAGSLSRVTALSKWRMEMHERADGLVVVNDAYNANPDSMRAALETLAELGRRSGRRTVAVLGEMLELGEESGAAHADIGRLVDELDIDEVVAVGAGAASIRGATTRQVESVEQAIAWLRHNVQRTDVVLVKASRGARLERVADSLLEIDGPDREEGEVGTP from the coding sequence GTGATCCGGCTGAGCCTGGCCGAGGTCGCCGACATCGTGGGCGGCACGATCCACGATGCCGACGGCGGTGTCGAGGTGCGGGGTGCGGCGTTCCTCGACAGCCGGTCGCCGGTCCCGTCAGGGCTCTTCGCCGCCTTCTCCGGTGAGCGGGTCGACGGACACGAGTACGCCGCCGACGCCGTACGTGGCGGGGCTGCCGCGGTGCTGGGCTCGCGCCCCACCGGCGTACCCACCGTCGTCGTCACGGACGTGCGGTCCGCCCTGCAGGAGCTTGCTCGGGAGGTGCTGAGCCGGCTGCGCAGCAACGGTGCCGGCCCGCAGGTCGTCGCGATCACCGGCTCGCAGGGCAAGACGTCGGCGAAGGACCTGCTCGCGAGGGTGCTCGCCGACGCGGCCCCCACGGTCGCCACCCAGGGATCGTTCAACAACGAGCTCGGGATGCCCCTGACCGTGCTGCGCGCGGATCGTGCGACCCATTACCTGGTGCTGGAGATGGGTGCCCGGGGGATCGGCCACCTCGCCGAGCTGTGCCGGATCGCTCCTCCCGACATCTCGGTGGTGCTCAACGTCGGTCAAGCCCACCTCGGGGAGTTCGGCAGCCGCGAGAACATCGCGCTGGCAAAGGGCGAGCTCGTTGAGGCGCTCGACGCCCACGGCACGGCCGTCCTCAACGCAGACGACCCCCTGGTCGCGCCGATGGCGTCCCGCACCGACGCAACGACGATGACCTTCGGCACGGCGGCCGGGGCCGACCTGCGGATCACCGGACTCGACCTCGACGAGCTCGGCCGGGCCTCCTTCGAGCTGGTCGCCTCAGCGGCGAGCGCCCCGGTCCGGCTGCGCCTGCTCGGCCTCCACCAGGCGTTCAACGCGGCCGCGGCAGCAGCCGCCGCGCTCGCCGTCGGCCTTGAGCTGACTGACGTCGCCGGGAGCCTGTCCCGGGTCACCGCACTGTCGAAGTGGCGGATGGAGATGCACGAACGTGCCGACGGGCTCGTCGTGGTCAACGACGCCTACAACGCCAACCCGGACTCGATGCGTGCCGCGTTGGAGACGCTCGCGGAGCTCGGTCGGCGCTCCGGACGGCGTACGGTCGCGGTGCTGGGCGAGATGCTCGAGCTCGGTGAGGAGAGCGGGGCTGCGCACGCGGACATCGGCCGGCTGGTCGACGAGCTCGACATCGACGAGGTCGTCGCGGTCGGCGCCGGAGCGGCATCGATCCGCGGCGCCACGACGCGCCAGGTCGAGTCGGTGGAGCAGGCGATCGCCTGGCTGCGCCACAATGTGCAGCGCACGGATGTCGTGCTGGTGAAGGCTTCGCGGGGCGCCCGCCTCGAGCGGGTGGCCGACTCACTGCTGGAGATCGACGGCCCGGACCGGGAAGAAGGGGAGGTGGGAACACCGTGA